One window from the genome of Candidatus Synechococcus calcipolaris G9 encodes:
- the typA gene encoding translational GTPase TypA: MTLPIRNVAIIAHVDHGKTTLVDALLHQSGTFRAGEDIPDCVMDSNDLERERGITILAKNTAVRYKDILINIVDTPGHADFGGEVERVLGMVEGCLLIVDANEGPMPQTRFVLKKALEKGLRPIVIVNKIDRPQAEPYQAIDKVLDLFIELGADDDQCEFPYLFASGLSGYAKDGLEDEGKDMQPLFEAMLRHIPPPIGDADAPLQLQVTTLDYSEYLGRIVIGKIHNGTIQMGQQAALVRDQGQIVKGKITKLLGFDGLRRVDLDTASAGNIVAIAGFADANIGETITCPNEPRALPLIKVDEPTLQMTFAVNDSPFAGQEGNFVTSRQLRDRLYRELETNVALRVEDTDSPDRFAVSGRGELHLGILIETMRREGYEFQVSQPQVIYREVGGQPCEPYECLVLDVPEEAVGGCIERIGQRRGEMQDMQVGSNGRTQLEFVIPARGLVGFRGEFMRLTRGDGIMNHSFLDYRVLAGDIAARRNGVLIAFEEGTTTFYALKNAEDRGVFFVTPGTKVYKGMIVGEHNRPQDLELNICKTKQLTNFRSSTGDELVQLQSPVEMSLERALEYIGPDELVEITPQSIRLRKVTKKLARR; encoded by the coding sequence TGCCCATCCGCAACGTTGCGATCATTGCCCACGTCGATCACGGCAAAACCACTCTTGTTGATGCCCTGCTCCACCAATCCGGTACGTTTCGGGCGGGGGAAGATATTCCCGATTGTGTTATGGACTCCAATGATCTGGAACGGGAGCGGGGCATTACCATTTTGGCGAAAAATACCGCCGTTCGCTACAAAGATATTCTCATTAACATTGTGGATACCCCTGGTCACGCCGATTTTGGTGGTGAAGTCGAGCGGGTCTTGGGTATGGTGGAGGGCTGCCTGCTGATTGTGGATGCCAATGAAGGGCCAATGCCCCAAACCCGATTTGTCCTCAAGAAGGCCCTAGAAAAGGGGTTACGGCCGATTGTCATCGTCAACAAGATCGATCGCCCCCAGGCAGAACCCTACCAGGCGATCGATAAGGTTTTAGATCTGTTTATTGAACTGGGTGCGGACGACGATCAGTGTGAATTTCCCTACCTGTTTGCCTCCGGTCTATCGGGCTATGCCAAAGATGGTCTAGAGGATGAAGGTAAGGATATGCAGCCCTTGTTTGAGGCGATGTTACGCCATATTCCCCCTCCGATTGGCGATGCGGATGCCCCCCTTCAGTTGCAGGTCACGACCCTAGACTATTCTGAGTACCTGGGACGGATTGTGATTGGCAAAATCCACAACGGCACGATTCAGATGGGTCAGCAGGCGGCCCTGGTTCGGGATCAGGGACAAATTGTCAAAGGTAAAATCACCAAGCTACTGGGATTTGATGGCCTACGCCGGGTTGATTTAGACACGGCCTCTGCGGGCAATATTGTCGCCATTGCTGGATTTGCCGATGCCAATATTGGCGAAACCATTACCTGCCCCAATGAACCCCGGGCCCTACCCCTGATTAAGGTGGATGAACCCACATTACAGATGACTTTTGCGGTGAATGATTCTCCCTTTGCCGGTCAAGAAGGGAATTTTGTTACCTCTCGCCAACTGCGCGATCGCCTCTATCGGGAACTGGAAACCAATGTGGCCCTACGGGTCGAAGACACCGACTCCCCCGATCGCTTTGCCGTGTCTGGCCGAGGAGAATTGCACCTAGGGATTTTGATTGAAACCATGCGTCGGGAAGGCTACGAGTTTCAGGTCTCCCAACCCCAGGTCATCTATCGGGAAGTGGGGGGTCAACCCTGCGAACCCTACGAATGCCTAGTGCTGGATGTGCCAGAGGAAGCGGTGGGAGGGTGTATTGAGCGAATTGGCCAACGCCGGGGGGAAATGCAGGATATGCAGGTGGGCAGCAATGGCCGTACCCAACTGGAATTTGTAATTCCGGCCCGGGGTCTGGTGGGCTTCCGGGGAGAGTTTATGCGCCTTACCCGAGGTGATGGCATTATGAACCATAGCTTTTTAGACTATCGGGTTTTAGCTGGGGATATTGCCGCCCGCCGCAATGGCGTACTCATTGCCTTTGAAGAAGGAACCACCACGTTCTATGCCCTCAAAAATGCTGAGGATCGGGGAGTGTTCTTTGTTACTCCGGGCACGAAGGTGTATAAAGGTATGATTGTCGGTGAGCATAACCGCCCCCAAGACCTAGAGCTAAATATCTGCAAGACGAAACAACTCACCAATTTCCGTTCCTCGACTGGGGATGAACTAGTCCAGCTACAGTCTCCGGTGGAGATGAGTTTGGAGCGGGCCCTAGAGTACATTGGCCCCGATGAATTGGTGGAAATTACCCCCCAGTCCATTCGTCTCCGCAAGGTTACAAAAAAGCTGGCCCGACGTTAA
- a CDS encoding DUF305 domain-containing protein, producing MASIASVAVIAVGAYAGSQFFQSKEGDPAAQAMNHHSSMNHGGMDHGGHDMHMNVTSEAEFLREMIPHHQEAIDTAEIILARSQRPEMKAFAQEIIAVQSAEIQQMAAWLAAWHPNENQPSQYQPMMRDLTNLEGDRLDQVFLEDMIMHHMGAVMMSQQLLRGNLVENEPVKPFAEAIVSSQSQEIQQMHTWLSAWFSSSSGQPHH from the coding sequence ATGGCATCTATTGCCTCCGTTGCGGTCATTGCCGTTGGAGCCTACGCCGGTAGCCAGTTTTTCCAGTCCAAGGAGGGCGATCCTGCGGCCCAGGCTATGAATCATCACTCCTCCATGAACCATGGGGGCATGGATCACGGCGGCCATGATATGCATATGAACGTCACTAGTGAGGCCGAATTTTTACGGGAAATGATCCCCCACCATCAAGAGGCCATTGATACCGCTGAGATTATCCTTGCCCGTAGCCAACGTCCAGAAATGAAAGCCTTTGCCCAAGAAATTATTGCGGTTCAGTCCGCTGAAATTCAGCAAATGGCGGCCTGGCTAGCTGCTTGGCATCCCAATGAAAATCAGCCGAGTCAATATCAACCCATGATGCGGGATTTGACCAACCTAGAGGGCGATCGCCTCGATCAGGTTTTTTTAGAAGATATGATTATGCACCACATGGGAGCGGTGATGATGTCCCAGCAGCTATTGCGTGGGAATCTGGTGGAAAATGAACCCGTTAAACCCTTTGCCGAAGCCATTGTCAGTAGCCAAAGTCAAGAAATTCAGCAAATGCACACCTGGCTTAGTGCCTGGTTTAGTTCCTCATCGGGTCAGCCCCATCACTAG
- a CDS encoding YraN family protein has protein sequence MGSVGETFVTDWLRQQNSIILAQNWHCPWGELDIVAQGSDRTVAFVEVKTRRHRNLDHNGLLAITPIKQKRLIQTAALFLEAHPTLQNNPCRFDVALVLYRPRVDPVPAHALQQPKISLGQPMPRNAYELELTTYLEGAFLI, from the coding sequence ATGGGCAGCGTTGGTGAAACCTTTGTGACAGATTGGTTACGCCAGCAAAATAGCATCATTTTGGCGCAAAACTGGCATTGCCCTTGGGGAGAACTGGATATTGTCGCCCAAGGGAGCGATCGCACCGTTGCCTTTGTGGAAGTGAAAACCCGTCGCCACCGCAACCTGGATCATAATGGCCTGCTGGCCATTACACCGATCAAGCAAAAGCGACTGATCCAAACTGCCGCCCTCTTTCTAGAGGCCCATCCAACGTTACAAAATAATCCCTGTCGCTTTGATGTGGCCTTAGTCCTCTATCGCCCTCGGGTTGATCCGGTTCCAGCCCATGCACTCCAGCAGCCCAAGATTTCCCTGGGTCAACCCATGCCACGAAATGCCTATGAGCTTGAGTTAACCACCTATCTGGAGGGGGCATTTCTGATTTAG
- a CDS encoding aminotransferase class I/II-fold pyridoxal phosphate-dependent enzyme, whose translation MSRPISAAPQDVLPILTALLQRQSQATLPFHTPGHQQGRGSSQVIQDLLGEGLSLDLTELPGLDYLAAPSGPIAEAQDLAAQTFGSDLTWFLVNGSSVGIMAALLATVGEGETVLLPRNVHQSAISGLILSGANPVFINPDWDATWGLAYPLGAEQVAQGLAAHPEAKAVFLVSPTYEGLCSPLGAIANVVHSYDIPLIVDEAHGSHLGFHPQLPPSALSQGADVVIQSSHKTLTALTQAAMLHHQGSRIHGQALSRCLNLLQTTSPSYLLLASLDAARHQIATQGQQHYDQLIGAIADCWQKLDPLGLPRLDNRLGPMDPTRLTLGTWPLGLTGFALDEWLDQQQKITAELPCLRYLTFLWGWGTTAKMLESFSEGINALMRAYPILRHDPPAAFPLNESMLPSISQPHLTPRQGFFAPQESFPLGESIGRISATSLCPYPPGIPLILPGEVITAGAIAQMEQILEAGGQITGLENHSRKTVSVVMS comes from the coding sequence ATGTCTCGACCCATTTCGGCCGCTCCCCAAGATGTCCTTCCCATCCTAACAGCCCTACTCCAGCGGCAAAGCCAGGCCACCCTGCCCTTCCATACCCCTGGCCATCAACAGGGACGGGGAAGTTCCCAGGTGATCCAAGACCTCTTGGGTGAGGGTTTAAGCCTAGATTTAACGGAACTACCGGGCCTAGATTATCTGGCGGCCCCATCGGGGCCCATTGCTGAGGCCCAAGACCTAGCAGCCCAAACCTTTGGCAGCGATCTCACCTGGTTTTTAGTCAATGGCTCCAGCGTGGGCATTATGGCAGCCCTTCTGGCCACGGTGGGGGAAGGGGAAACGGTTCTACTCCCCCGCAATGTCCACCAATCAGCCATCTCCGGCCTGATTCTATCGGGAGCTAACCCCGTATTTATCAATCCCGATTGGGATGCCACCTGGGGTCTTGCCTATCCCCTAGGGGCGGAACAGGTGGCCCAGGGACTTGCGGCCCATCCAGAGGCCAAGGCGGTTTTTCTCGTCAGCCCCACCTACGAAGGGTTATGTAGCCCTCTGGGGGCGATCGCCAATGTGGTCCATAGCTACGATATTCCCCTGATCGTGGATGAAGCCCATGGCAGTCATTTGGGTTTCCATCCCCAGTTACCGCCATCCGCCCTGAGTCAAGGGGCCGATGTGGTGATTCAATCCAGCCATAAAACCCTGACGGCCCTGACCCAAGCAGCCATGTTGCATCACCAAGGTTCCCGGATCCATGGCCAAGCTCTCAGCCGTTGCCTCAATCTTCTCCAAACCACCAGCCCCAGCTATCTTCTCCTTGCGTCCCTGGATGCCGCCCGACACCAAATCGCAACCCAGGGGCAACAACACTACGATCAGCTTATCGGGGCGATCGCCGATTGCTGGCAGAAACTTGATCCCTTGGGCCTGCCCCGCTTGGACAATAGATTGGGCCCCATGGATCCCACCCGCCTCACCCTGGGAACCTGGCCCCTAGGTCTAACAGGCTTTGCCTTGGACGAATGGCTCGATCAACAACAGAAAATTACCGCCGAACTCCCCTGCCTACGCTATCTAACCTTCCTATGGGGTTGGGGAACCACTGCAAAAATGCTCGAATCCTTTAGTGAGGGGATCAATGCCTTGATGCGAGCCTATCCCATTCTCCGCCATGATCCCCCTGCCGCCTTTCCCCTAAATGAATCAATGCTCCCTAGTATCAGCCAGCCCCACCTCACCCCCCGTCAAGGATTCTTTGCCCCCCAGGAGTCCTTTCCCCTTGGCGAAAGCATTGGCCGCATCAGTGCCACGAGTCTCTGTCCCTATCCGCCGGGGATCCCCCTAATTTTGCCGGGAGAAGTGATTACAGCGGGGGCGATCGCCCAAATGGAGCAAATTCTTGAGGCGGGGGGACAGATCACCGGCCTAGAGAATCATTCCCGGAAAACTGTTTCCGTCGTGATGTCCTAG
- a CDS encoding WG repeat-containing protein: protein MRGRFLSVLVPGILTLGLVIGLPMVGLAARSSPEAIAPPSEGLLSQAQENPPWGFIDRGGKVVIEAQFEDAYSFSQGLAPIKFRGRYGYIDRNGKMSIQPQYEEAYAFSEGLARIKFNGRYGFIQRNGRLRIPAKYEDATGFVDGLAGVKEGGRWGYIRDNSRYVIDPQFEEAREFAEGLAAVKINGKWGFIDKRGEVVIPARFDAVQPFSDGVAAIQMTQKWGLIDRNGRTAVAVNYDRLSSMAEGLSAAQRDGKWGFINKSGRAMIPFQYEDALPFSEGLAAVKQGDRYGYINKNNQRVITPRYDRAFHFIDGLAPVKQNDRFGFINSRGQFVIPARFQEAYYFAEGLARIQP, encoded by the coding sequence ATGCGCGGCCGTTTTCTTTCCGTTTTGGTTCCAGGAATCCTCACCCTAGGCTTAGTAATTGGTCTACCTATGGTGGGTTTAGCCGCCCGTTCGTCCCCAGAGGCGATCGCTCCCCCTTCAGAGGGTCTGCTGTCCCAAGCCCAAGAAAATCCACCCTGGGGATTTATTGATCGCGGCGGTAAAGTTGTGATTGAGGCTCAGTTTGAAGATGCCTATTCCTTTAGTCAGGGGTTAGCTCCAATCAAGTTTCGTGGCCGCTATGGCTACATTGATCGCAATGGCAAAATGAGTATTCAGCCCCAGTACGAGGAAGCCTATGCTTTTTCGGAAGGTTTGGCTCGAATAAAATTTAATGGTCGCTATGGTTTTATTCAGCGGAACGGCCGACTACGCATCCCCGCCAAATATGAGGACGCAACCGGGTTTGTGGATGGCCTAGCGGGGGTCAAGGAAGGGGGGCGTTGGGGCTACATCAGGGACAATAGTCGCTATGTCATTGATCCCCAGTTTGAAGAGGCTCGGGAATTTGCCGAGGGCTTGGCCGCTGTCAAGATCAATGGCAAGTGGGGATTTATTGATAAACGGGGTGAGGTGGTTATTCCGGCCCGATTTGATGCCGTACAGCCCTTTAGTGATGGGGTAGCAGCGATTCAAATGACCCAGAAGTGGGGATTAATTGATCGGAATGGTCGCACCGCCGTTGCCGTGAATTATGACCGATTATCCAGTATGGCGGAGGGCCTCTCTGCGGCCCAACGGGATGGGAAATGGGGATTTATTAATAAAAGTGGCCGGGCGATGATCCCCTTCCAGTATGAGGATGCCCTGCCCTTTTCAGAAGGTTTAGCTGCCGTCAAACAGGGCGATCGCTACGGCTACATTAATAAAAATAATCAGAGGGTAATTACCCCCCGCTACGATCGGGCTTTTCACTTTATTGATGGTTTAGCCCCGGTCAAACAGAACGATCGCTTTGGCTTTATTAATTCCCGTGGTCAATTTGTGATTCCGGCCCGATTCCAAGAGGCCTACTACTTTGCCGAAGGGTTAGCCCGCATTCAACCCTAG
- a CDS encoding ammonium transporter, translated as MPKLKLKRARKAKRPLAGLGSLPNFRLRSPAVLACIPLAIIILCAWGVAVQAQEAMEEVPLTPEDVQGVLNNIWILVAAILVIFMNAGFGMLEAGFCRQKNAVNILSKNLIVFALATLAFWAIGFSFMFGTEGGGGFIGMGGFFLSSEDPATYGLDPFPDGLVIPVFFLFQAAFAGTAATIVSGAVAERVKFVDFLIFSLLLTGISYPITGHWSWGGGLLADVGFADFAGSTVVHSVGGWAALMGAAFLGPRIGKYNSDGTPNAIPGHNMGFAMLGCLVLWIGWFGFNPGSELAASEAVPYIAVTTNLAAAAGGVAATITAWLVIGKPDLSMIINGILAGLVGITAGCNAVSYLSAVIIGAIAGVIVVYSVLMFDRIKIDDPVGATSVHLVCGIWGTLAVGLFSMDAGLLTGNGINQLIAQIIGIMTIGGFTVLLTSIFWLGLKSTLGIRVHEEEEIKGLDISEHGMEAYSGFLKE; from the coding sequence ATGCCTAAGTTGAAATTAAAACGAGCCAGAAAGGCAAAGCGACCCCTGGCCGGGCTAGGTTCCTTACCTAATTTTCGCCTGCGATCGCCGGCCGTACTAGCCTGCATTCCCCTTGCAATCATCATCCTCTGTGCTTGGGGGGTAGCGGTACAAGCTCAAGAAGCCATGGAGGAGGTACCCTTAACTCCCGAAGATGTGCAGGGGGTTCTGAATAATATCTGGATTTTGGTGGCCGCAATTCTAGTCATTTTCATGAATGCGGGTTTCGGTATGTTAGAAGCCGGCTTCTGCCGCCAAAAGAATGCCGTCAACATTTTGTCTAAAAACCTGATTGTTTTTGCCCTTGCCACCTTGGCCTTTTGGGCCATTGGCTTCTCCTTCATGTTTGGTACAGAAGGGGGCGGTGGATTTATTGGCATGGGCGGTTTCTTCCTCAGCAGTGAAGATCCAGCAACCTATGGTTTGGATCCCTTTCCGGACGGCCTGGTTATTCCCGTATTTTTCCTATTCCAAGCTGCCTTCGCCGGTACCGCTGCCACGATTGTTTCCGGGGCAGTGGCGGAACGGGTTAAGTTTGTGGACTTCCTGATTTTTAGCTTGCTCCTGACCGGGATTTCCTACCCCATTACCGGCCACTGGAGTTGGGGTGGTGGTCTCCTTGCTGACGTTGGCTTTGCTGATTTTGCCGGTTCAACTGTAGTCCATTCCGTTGGTGGCTGGGCCGCCCTCATGGGAGCCGCTTTCCTCGGGCCTCGCATTGGCAAGTACAACAGTGATGGAACCCCTAATGCCATTCCTGGCCACAACATGGGTTTTGCGATGTTGGGTTGTTTGGTTCTCTGGATTGGTTGGTTTGGTTTCAACCCAGGTTCCGAGTTGGCAGCTAGTGAAGCCGTCCCCTATATTGCGGTCACCACCAACTTGGCGGCGGCGGCGGGTGGTGTTGCGGCAACAATTACCGCTTGGCTGGTCATTGGCAAGCCTGACCTCTCCATGATCATCAATGGAATTCTGGCCGGTTTAGTGGGGATTACCGCTGGCTGTAATGCCGTATCCTATCTGTCTGCCGTGATTATTGGGGCGATCGCTGGGGTGATTGTCGTCTACTCAGTGCTCATGTTTGATCGCATTAAAATTGACGATCCCGTCGGTGCCACCTCTGTTCATTTGGTGTGTGGTATCTGGGGAACCTTGGCGGTTGGTCTATTCAGCATGGATGCTGGTTTACTCACCGGCAATGGAATTAACCAATTGATCGCTCAAATCATTGGGATTATGACGATCGGTGGTTTTACCGTGCTGTTGACGAGTATCTTCTGGCTGGGTCTAAAGAGTACCCTGGGCATTCGTGTCCACGAAGAAGAGGAAATCAAGGGCTTGGATATTAGTGAGCATGGCATGGAAGCCTATAGCGGTTTCCTGAAGGAATAG
- a CDS encoding Tab2/Atab2 family RNA-binding protein gives MGMIWELDFYSRPILDENQKKRWELLICDSDQTFQFAKNCSGAEANARWLETALNEAKEQWQKQYDLTDNTRPEKVRFFRRAMNSIIVRGCEAAGLAAIPSRRTFALTRWLQERVEQVYPYEPGYDPALANPPTLPPPAPEPLPPALRGEQWQLTAIPWSELNSARDWGLPFGDIPSLALFDLEPDTPIPGLIIYSQRALPLAGWLSGIEPAFIDSISTPLNQLILETGASDRWILATLRQSDLIKEAKAFMEGIKDSQNLHFLAVQPSPTVEELSGFWLLCLDEFM, from the coding sequence ATGGGTATGATTTGGGAACTGGATTTCTATTCCCGTCCAATCTTGGATGAGAATCAAAAGAAGCGTTGGGAATTATTGATTTGTGATAGTGATCAAACCTTTCAATTTGCCAAAAACTGTAGTGGTGCGGAAGCCAATGCCCGTTGGCTAGAAACCGCCTTAAACGAAGCCAAAGAGCAATGGCAAAAACAATATGATTTAACGGACAATACTCGTCCTGAAAAAGTTCGCTTCTTCCGGCGGGCCATGAACAGTATTATTGTGCGGGGATGCGAAGCCGCCGGTCTAGCGGCCATTCCCAGTCGTCGTACCTTTGCCCTGACTCGCTGGCTCCAAGAACGAGTCGAGCAGGTTTACCCCTACGAACCCGGCTATGATCCTGCGTTGGCAAACCCACCCACCCTCCCGCCCCCAGCCCCTGAACCCTTACCCCCAGCCCTCAGGGGAGAGCAGTGGCAGTTAACAGCCATACCCTGGTCAGAGTTAAATTCCGCCCGTGATTGGGGTCTTCCCTTTGGGGACATTCCTTCCCTAGCTCTGTTTGATCTGGAACCGGATACCCCCATTCCCGGACTGATTATTTATTCCCAACGAGCTTTGCCTTTAGCGGGCTGGTTATCCGGCATAGAACCAGCATTCATTGACTCAATATCCACACCCCTCAACCAATTAATTTTGGAAACTGGAGCCAGCGATCGCTGGATTTTAGCTACCTTACGGCAATCTGACCTCATCAAGGAAGCAAAAGCCTTTATGGAGGGGATCAAAGACAGTCAGAATCTTCATTTTTTGGCGGTTCAACCCTCGCCAACGGTAGAAGAGCTGAGCGGTTTTTGGCTCCTCTGCCTAGATGAATTTATGTAA
- a CDS encoding Rpn family recombination-promoting nuclease/putative transposase: MRRDSIFYQLFQQLPLTLFDLLDVTPTNVSGYRFDSVEVKEASFRIDGVFLPPENDPPGIVYFCEVQFQKDEKLYERLFSESLLYFCLYRAHFSDWRVVIIYPSRKIEQSNWLPFQDFVQSPRVHRIYLEELTNSPELPLGLALMRLTILQEKEAPTVAREILARSQQEPESISCAIIELLTTILVYKFTHLSREEVEEMLGFTATELHKTRFYQEIKEEGERIGEQRGRQEGELTLILRLLTRRLGTVPEALRLRLENLSVLQLETLVDVLLDFQCFSDLQLWLDNLQKNNSSCT; the protein is encoded by the coding sequence ATGCGCCGAGATTCCATTTTCTATCAACTGTTTCAGCAACTTCCTCTGACACTTTTTGATCTGCTGGATGTAACCCCCACTAATGTATCGGGTTATCGGTTTGATTCGGTAGAGGTCAAAGAAGCATCTTTTCGGATTGATGGAGTTTTTCTACCACCTGAAAATGATCCACCGGGGATCGTTTATTTTTGTGAAGTACAGTTTCAAAAAGATGAGAAACTTTATGAGCGTCTCTTTAGTGAATCGTTGTTGTATTTCTGCTTGTATCGTGCCCACTTTTCTGATTGGCGAGTGGTAATTATTTATCCATCTAGAAAAATTGAACAGAGTAATTGGCTCCCCTTTCAGGATTTTGTTCAAAGCCCCCGCGTTCATCGCATTTACTTGGAAGAGTTAACCAATTCTCCGGAACTGCCTTTGGGACTTGCTTTGATGCGTTTAACCATTTTGCAGGAAAAAGAAGCCCCCACTGTTGCTAGAGAAATTTTGGCTCGCAGTCAACAGGAACCGGAGTCGATTAGCTGCGCCATAATAGAACTACTGACCACCATTTTGGTGTATAAATTTACCCATCTAAGTCGGGAAGAGGTAGAGGAAATGCTAGGGTTTACTGCTACAGAGTTACATAAAACCCGTTTTTACCAAGAAATCAAGGAAGAAGGGGAGCGCATTGGAGAGCAGCGAGGACGGCAAGAGGGAGAATTGACCTTAATCCTGCGACTATTGACCCGCCGCTTAGGAACTGTACCCGAAGCTCTGCGTCTTCGGCTGGAAAACCTCTCTGTCCTGCAATTGGAAACCTTGGTGGATGTTCTCCTAGACTTCCAATGCTTTTCGGATCTGCAACTATGGCTAGATAATTTGCAGAAAAATAACTCTAGCTGTACGTAA
- a CDS encoding YajQ family cyclic di-GMP-binding protein, with protein MASTYSFDVVSDFEWQEIVNALDQTEREVKSRYDLKDTKTTLELAKDAITVNTDSEFTLDAVCTILQTKAAKRQLSLKIFDYGKIESVGGNRVQQVISLRRGISSELAKDITKLIRAEFKKVQGSIQGDTVRVSAKSKDDLQAVMQRLKAEDWQVDLQFTNYR; from the coding sequence ATGGCAAGTACTTACTCCTTTGATGTCGTCAGTGATTTTGAATGGCAAGAAATCGTTAATGCCCTTGATCAGACGGAGCGGGAAGTTAAAAGCCGCTATGACTTAAAAGATACTAAAACGACCCTAGAGTTGGCTAAAGATGCCATTACGGTGAACACCGATAGTGAGTTTACCCTGGATGCGGTGTGTACAATTTTGCAGACCAAGGCAGCCAAGCGTCAACTCTCATTGAAAATTTTTGACTACGGTAAAATTGAATCCGTTGGCGGCAACCGAGTTCAGCAGGTGATCAGTCTGCGGCGGGGGATTAGTAGTGAGTTAGCCAAAGATATTACTAAGCTCATTCGGGCTGAATTTAAGAAGGTACAAGGTTCTATCCAAGGTGATACGGTCCGGGTTTCTGCAAAATCTAAGGATGATTTACAGGCAGTGATGCAGCGTCTGAAGGCGGAAGATTGGCAAGTTGATCTACAATTTACCAATTATCGCTAA
- a CDS encoding ABC transporter substrate-binding protein has product MDRSFRYLRQGQRWIGLIGSSCLVLAISACQVNPNQTTSGTGLRMGSLLPSTGDLASVGLPIAETVPVFVETVNACGGVNGEPITLFAADDQSSPASGAEAMTKLVEIDRVAGVVGSFGSGISNAAVDVAVRGNVVLISPGSTSTLFTERAMKGDFNGYWARTTPADNYQAVALAKLASEQGYERVSTVVINNDYGRSFEQEFTKAFKELGGTVINENNPTRYDDRATTFNTEAAAAFSGQPDAVVAILYPETGSLLLKSAFEQGLTDNVAILLTDGVKSDTFPEQVGKTPDGRFIIAGAKGTVPGADGEALAALTDLWLDKKGAPPAAFVPQAWDAAALLVLAAEAAGENTGEGIRSKLLEVANGPGEPVDDVCKGLALLREGQQINYQGASGNVDLDENGDVIGVYDVWEVNDQGQLIVVGQVLPEN; this is encoded by the coding sequence TTGGATCGTTCCTTTCGCTATCTTCGCCAAGGACAACGGTGGATCGGATTAATTGGCAGTAGTTGTCTAGTTCTCGCGATCTCTGCCTGTCAGGTGAATCCGAATCAAACGACCTCTGGTACCGGCCTACGAATGGGTTCCTTGCTACCATCGACTGGGGATCTGGCATCCGTGGGGCTTCCCATTGCTGAAACCGTGCCAGTGTTTGTGGAAACGGTCAATGCCTGTGGCGGGGTGAATGGTGAGCCGATTACTCTGTTTGCGGCGGACGATCAATCCAGTCCCGCCTCTGGGGCCGAAGCTATGACCAAACTGGTGGAAATTGACCGAGTTGCCGGGGTAGTGGGTTCCTTTGGAAGTGGTATTTCCAATGCGGCAGTGGATGTTGCGGTGCGTGGAAACGTCGTTCTGATTTCTCCGGGAAGTACCAGCACCCTCTTCACCGAGCGGGCCATGAAAGGGGATTTTAATGGCTATTGGGCCCGCACCACCCCTGCGGATAACTATCAGGCTGTGGCTTTAGCTAAATTAGCCAGTGAACAGGGCTATGAGCGAGTTTCCACCGTCGTGATTAATAATGATTATGGCCGTAGTTTTGAACAGGAGTTTACAAAAGCCTTTAAGGAACTAGGGGGGACGGTGATTAATGAAAATAATCCCACCCGCTACGACGATCGCGCTACCACGTTTAATACGGAAGCGGCGGCAGCATTTTCTGGGCAACCGGATGCCGTAGTGGCCATTCTCTACCCAGAAACCGGTAGTTTGCTGCTCAAGTCAGCCTTTGAACAGGGCTTAACCGATAATGTGGCCATTTTGCTCACAGATGGGGTGAAATCCGATACGTTTCCGGAGCAGGTGGGTAAAACCCCTGATGGACGGTTTATTATCGCCGGTGCCAAGGGAACCGTTCCTGGGGCAGATGGTGAGGCCCTTGCGGCCTTGACTGACCTCTGGCTAGATAAGAAAGGGGCCCCGCCAGCGGCCTTTGTTCCCCAAGCCTGGGACGCAGCGGCTCTTTTGGTGTTAGCGGCGGAAGCAGCCGGAGAAAATACCGGTGAAGGAATTCGTAGTAAGTTGCTTGAGGTCGCCAATGGCCCAGGGGAGCCAGTGGATGATGTGTGTAAAGGGTTAGCTCTCCTGCGAGAGGGGCAGCAGATTAATTACCAAGGTGCCAGTGGTAATGTAGATTTGGATGAAAATGGCGATGTCATTGGTGTTTATGATGTTTGGGAAGTAAATGATCAGGGACAATTAATCGTGGTTGGGCAAGTGCTGCCCGAAAATTAA